A DNA window from Haladaptatus cibarius D43 contains the following coding sequences:
- a CDS encoding NAD(P)/FAD-dependent oxidoreductase, whose protein sequence is MVEKERTEGERTASNRDVVIVGGGASGLSAAVFLARYGLDTLVFDGGTAAIRQCVHLENYLGFPGGIPPETFLAMSREQAELAGAEITDGMVVAAEKTDDGFRVTTQDGREIEPNRLVAASVYDDEYLSDFETELESVERDGKTPVSGLYVTGWLGEAEHQAIVSAGDGARTALALVRDVRREDEELWDEAAEHYYDWTVEEGRYSGTNWEWLDDLIAEHAPESATPEDKKRMKERLKREYTSLEMDDTERVKRAERGRNLVRKHMEEIEP, encoded by the coding sequence ATGGTGGAAAAAGAACGGACGGAGGGCGAAAGAACGGCTTCGAACCGGGATGTCGTCATTGTCGGCGGCGGTGCGTCGGGCCTCTCCGCCGCGGTGTTTCTCGCCCGGTACGGACTCGATACGCTCGTATTCGACGGCGGAACAGCCGCGATTCGTCAGTGTGTGCATCTGGAGAACTACCTCGGCTTCCCCGGTGGAATTCCGCCGGAGACGTTCCTTGCGATGAGCCGAGAACAGGCCGAACTCGCGGGAGCAGAAATCACGGACGGGATGGTGGTCGCCGCCGAGAAAACCGACGACGGGTTTCGCGTGACGACGCAGGACGGTCGAGAAATCGAACCGAATCGACTGGTCGCCGCGTCAGTCTACGACGACGAATATCTGTCCGATTTCGAAACGGAGTTGGAGTCCGTCGAACGCGACGGGAAAACACCCGTTTCCGGACTGTACGTCACGGGATGGCTCGGCGAGGCGGAACATCAAGCCATCGTCAGCGCGGGCGACGGTGCGCGGACTGCGCTGGCGCTCGTCCGCGACGTTCGGCGAGAGGACGAGGAACTCTGGGATGAGGCCGCCGAGCACTACTACGATTGGACTGTCGAGGAGGGACGGTACAGCGGAACGAACTGGGAATGGTTGGACGATTTAATCGCCGAGCACGCGCCCGAAAGTGCGACTCCCGAAGACAAAAAGCGAATGAAAGAACGGCTCAAGCGCGAATACACCTCACTGGAGATGGACGATACGGAGCGAGTGAAACGAGCGGAGCGCGGGCGGAATCTCGTCCGAAAACACATGGAGGAAATCGAACCATGA